CACATGCGGCCCGCTAATGTCGGCCACCACGCCCCACCACGCGGCGATCATCAGCATTCCGCCGGTAAAGCCGATGCACAACACAATCGACGTTTCCCAAGCGGAATCAAAGAGTGGAGCAACCAGTAAACCGATCGCGGAGATGAACATTCCCGTGGCCCCGATAATTGAACGCGACCAGCGACGTTCACCCGTGCGTCGTACCATCCAATCGCTGAGGTAACCACCCCACAGACTGCCGAGGGCTCCACCGATCAGCACCAACGTGGTCATGTTGCCCGATTCGGTGTTGATGACGCCGCGAGCATCCTTCAAATAGCTGGGATACCACGACATGTAGAAATACGACACTGCCGAGGCGCAGGTGTTGATGAGGCCCATGAGCCAAACGGTGGGCGATGTCAGAACTCGGCCCCAACTCAGCGGTTGCGGCGGAACGTATTCGTCGGCGCTCTCGCGAGCGGATTCGAGAGCGAATTTGAGAGCGGGGGTCGGTCGGGATTGCATCGCTTCGGCGGGCGGTTCGCGGTACCACATCCAGAAGCCGATCGACCAAAGAATCCCCAGGGTACCGAAGAGGTAAAACGTCGTTCGCCAGCCGACGAGATGGATTCCGGTACCGGCCAACATCGGAGCCAAACGGCTATCGACGAATTGGATGGTTTGCGCGGTCACCAGCGGGGCACAGGCACCGCCCAACAGCGCGGCGGTATTCATGAAGCCCTGTGGGAATCCGCGTCGTTCGGGTGGAAACCAGCGCGCGATGAGTTTCGCGGAGTTCGGGAGCGCGCCCGCCTCTCCCGCACCGAATAAGAATCGGATGATGATCAGCGTGGTGAGCCCGCTGACGTACCCCGTGAGCGCCGTGAAGATCGACCACCAGATGACGA
This DNA window, taken from Tuwongella immobilis, encodes the following:
- a CDS encoding MFS transporter; the protein is MPSTNHLSRDRVGIISFLGILTFVLYLDRVCIGQAMPFIQEDLGLNKTQQSYILMAFTVAYGLFMVPVGLLGDRFGPKKVMVGIVIWWSIFTALTGYVSGLTTLIIIRFLFGAGEAGALPNSAKLIARWFPPERRGFPQGFMNTAALLGGACAPLVTAQTIQFVDSRLAPMLAGTGIHLVGWRTTFYLFGTLGILWSIGFWMWYREPPAEAMQSRPTPALKFALESARESADEYVPPQPLSWGRVLTSPTVWLMGLINTCASAVSYFYMSWYPSYLKDARGVINTESGNMTTLVLIGGALGSLWGGYLSDWMVRRTGERRWSRSIIGATGMFISAIGLLVAPLFDSAWETSIVLCIGFTGGMLMIAAWWGVVADISGPHVATLFGLMNGLGVFGGAGSQFFAGAMVDHNTQVLGLAGRAAWDPVFPVYAAVACLGGIAWLMVNANRQVHSRTLP